In [Leptolyngbya] sp. PCC 7376, a genomic segment contains:
- a CDS encoding peptidoglycan-binding protein: protein MTAFSETFVKLPERSIKLRASGELELGDFGFSVQKLQEHLIRLGFYDGPIDGYLSPETAVSLRQAQAYLRLQVTGCCDAMTWQTLRQIGLKRA, encoded by the coding sequence ATGACTGCCTTTTCAGAGACTTTCGTAAAATTACCAGAACGCTCAATAAAACTTAGGGCCTCGGGCGAGCTGGAACTCGGGGATTTTGGCTTCTCAGTACAAAAATTACAAGAACATTTAATTCGTTTGGGATTTTATGACGGCCCCATTGATGGTTATCTCAGCCCCGAAACAGCTGTATCTCTCCGCCAAGCTCAAGCGTATCTAAGGCTTCAGGTGACGGGTTGCTGCGATGCTATGACATGGCAAACGCTTCGCCAAATCGGTCTAAAAAGGGCATAG
- a CDS encoding thioredoxin family protein: MVRTASTMMPLGSAAPDFVLPDVTTGEDVTLENFQGKDGLLVIFMCRHCPFVIHLQDELAKIGQDFIPKNLGMVGISANSVETHPADAPDKLKEMVAELNFNFPILYDKTQETAKTYQAACTPDFFLFDKDLKLAYRGQLDDSRPGNDKPVTGKDLREAIAQVLAGESVSADQKPSIGCNIKWKPGNEPSYFG; encoded by the coding sequence ATGGTTAGAACAGCCTCTACAATGATGCCTCTTGGCTCTGCTGCTCCCGATTTTGTCTTACCGGATGTGACTACAGGCGAAGATGTCACCCTCGAAAATTTTCAAGGGAAAGACGGATTATTGGTGATTTTTATGTGTCGCCACTGCCCCTTCGTGATTCATTTGCAGGATGAGCTAGCAAAAATTGGACAAGATTTTATCCCGAAAAATTTAGGAATGGTGGGCATTAGTGCGAATAGTGTTGAGACTCACCCGGCTGATGCGCCCGACAAACTAAAAGAGATGGTGGCAGAGCTAAACTTTAATTTCCCAATTCTCTACGACAAAACCCAAGAAACAGCAAAAACTTATCAGGCGGCTTGTACCCCTGACTTTTTCTTGTTTGATAAAGATTTGAAATTGGCTTACCGTGGTCAACTCGATGATTCTCGCCCCGGCAATGACAAACCTGTCACGGGCAAAGATCTACGAGAGGCGATCGCCCAAGTATTAGCAGGCGAATCTGTCAGTGCTGATCAGAAACCGAGCATTGGCTGCAATATCAAGTGGAAGCCCGGCAACGAACCGAGCTATTTCGGTTAG
- a CDS encoding transposase family protein produces MSTYEQLQHLSTEQFRRACGVKLQTFNRLVEVLAEAKAKQKPGRPSVLSLENQLLLTLEYPREYRTYFPIAQSWSIHESTVCRMVQKTENTLIKETDCH; encoded by the coding sequence ATGTCAACTTACGAACAGCTCCAACATTTATCGACAGAACAATTCAGGAGAGCTTGTGGAGTTAAACTTCAGACTTTCAATCGTCTGGTAGAAGTCCTAGCAGAAGCTAAAGCAAAGCAAAAACCCGGTCGTCCCAGTGTTTTATCCCTGGAAAATCAGTTACTCCTCACCTTGGAATATCCGAGGGAATATCGCACTTATTTTCCTATCGCTCAATCATGGAGCATTCATGAATCAACAGTTTGTCGCATGGTGCAAAAAACAGAGAATACACTCATCAAAGAAACCGATTGCCACTGA
- a CDS encoding IS256 family transposase → MGESRGFVTTSTIWAFSFSFLIQNSRYLLSPLLQEVNCNTKAVMEEIKAWQHRPLEEIYPILWLDGMRIKIREEGRVTNQTLYLALGVKQSGHKEVLGMWLSSGGEGAKFWLSVLNEIHHRGVEHICIACVDGLKGFPAAIEAVFPKTRVQLCIVHLIRNSLKFVSWKDRKSVVSDLKPIYPAATVAEAESALTAFAERWDGIYPTISQTWLNHWENIIPLFDYPAPIRRIIYTTNAIEAVNRSLGKV, encoded by the coding sequence ATGGGAGAAAGCCGTGGATTCGTTACAACTTCCACGATATGGGCTTTCTCCTTTTCTTTCCTTATCCAGAACTCACGTTACCTACTCTCACCCCTTTTGCAAGAGGTCAACTGTAATACCAAGGCAGTGATGGAAGAAATCAAAGCATGGCAGCATCGTCCTCTGGAGGAGATATATCCGATATTGTGGCTAGATGGCATGAGAATAAAAATCAGAGAGGAAGGACGAGTCACGAATCAGACTCTCTATCTAGCACTGGGAGTGAAGCAGTCCGGTCACAAGGAGGTCTTAGGAATGTGGCTATCCTCGGGAGGAGAGGGGGCAAAATTTTGGTTGTCAGTGCTGAATGAAATCCACCATCGGGGGGTCGAACATATCTGCATAGCTTGTGTGGATGGGTTGAAGGGATTTCCCGCTGCCATTGAAGCGGTGTTCCCAAAAACGAGAGTGCAATTATGTATCGTTCATCTGATACGAAATAGCCTGAAATTCGTTTCTTGGAAAGACCGTAAGTCCGTGGTGTCAGACCTCAAGCCCATTTATCCGGCCGCCACAGTTGCCGAGGCAGAATCTGCCTTAACTGCTTTTGCGGAGCGTTGGGACGGCATCTACCCCACTATTTCCCAGACATGGCTGAATCATTGGGAAAACATCATTCCATTATTTGATTATCCAGCTCCCATCCGTCGCATCATTTACACCACTAATGCCATCGAAGCAGTCAATCGCTCTTTGGGCAAGGTGTGA
- a CDS encoding tetratricopeptide repeat protein: protein MSKSRKKKSRSRNQAKSKAFTPKSANMGASSQQISALCNQGIAQYNQHDFKRATQTFEQLVRSQPNNSEFHFLYGASLGQDSQPALAIKALKTAIELNSKEAKYYSFLGNNWQALGDMPQAIEAFQRAIQLDENYVDAHFNIGNAYLLNNQYQLAVEAYNIALKLEPRNANFHNNLGHALLGLDQYEQAIATFKKVLAIDPNRLDAKIHVGMVLHEKGDYKDAIQHYKKILETHPRHPGLLNNYANVLKEYGEFDSAIQCYRQAIQTEKNNPEYHLNLALLLLLNGEFAEGWQEHEWRFLKQPTCIPLGLNQNVWQGENLSAQEPLLLWSEQGFGDAIQFVRYALLVKSKGIKVTVATRPLLVKLFRDSLPEDIEVIDQNSATLSQFQHHTSLMSLPRLFQTDSASTPNNIPYISAPPETTQKLQLGNTKKIKIGLVWSSGNLVTRWYASKSINIDEFIEAQGDVIASEKVAFYSLQVGDDAKQIRDWSDGENIIDLSEKIGDFSDTAAIISQLDLVISVDTAVAHLAGAMGKLTWILLPKVSDWRWLLERTDSPWYPTVQLFRQPDFDDWQSVFEDISAQLQKLVSGEVNLPEIIAQTLDNQAIENLPLKVIKDILNSAQSHIEKGDVHQSQGNLIGAIWEYRQALKQEPHNIDLLNKLGTVLQNNQQFSEAVAVFEEALELRPDATALYFNLGNTYLLDSNYQEAIATYETGLEINPKDRGILNNLGHSYLGINAYTEARSAFRAILDFAPEDAEAWNHLGNAYQAEQNFDEAIAHFRKAIQLSPDTIDFKYNLANALQQDKEITEAIQYYREVLEKDPENQSAHFNLSWVLLLSEQYAEGWEAYEWRFDPNYSSCKLLGSPMWTGAVDKNTHLLLWSEQGFGDTIQFARYISICKDLEIKVTVSTRSPLVKLFQECLDSSISVIDQLEIKDIQQYTAHASLMSLARIFKTTSASIPDQNPYLKAPQFIAPQLTLPKTKNKKIGIVWGSSVSNTSMYKNKSIELDVFLRTQQDLLEEEQITFWSLQVGEDSAYIEPWLGNKGIFDVSPILTDFYDTACIIEQLDLIITIDTAVAHLAGALGKPVWLMLPYLPDWRWMLERKDSPWYPTMQLFRQPEHGDWQTVFDAIYEQLCGELLLESFANSVFENQHLDLLILAANQEASFFQNLGGAFLEVNRIDGAIIYLQKALECQPKNQESLIKLGEAFASREEYSESLKYFNQVVELYPEVMHGYLLSGDALKQSGDIQAAIKVYQEGLNLFPHNTQLCLLLAELINEVNDIELAQEIFKQLVKIEISDLNLYNNFGNFFQAHEKYDEAIIAFRQALKFAPKQLDLTYNLANTLLQADYLEEAVDTYLEIVQLAPGNIDFQYNYGCALQKQSRYLDAIDVFNRIIKQNSHHTSALNNLGFSLEMENRYLEAIEAYRQVLALEPNNVETHCNLGMALLQTLNFKEGWEEYEWRLKGWQMPSSHPMWQGETLAKSEILLWTEQGFGDSIQFIRFITALEESVERIVIAAAKPLVKLFAKCLKTEKEIDVVPINQGGLGEYRQHIAITSLPHIFNANNETLPIESYLQINEDIPQHLELPNNKGLKVGIVWASGAVNRTYANRATTAKLFFDVFNPLLNSQEISFWSLQVGQDSQKIKPFLNYENVFDLSPKITDFYDTACLMKQLDLVITVDTAVAHLAGAMGKPLWILLPMKADWRWQLERLDSPWYPTAKLFRQGHHGDWPNLLHEVYQELLQSFSLTPSEKSIKSSFDTSQVNTASKYLTLGNDCLANENIEEAIKYYLEGLDISPENLILINALGNAYLQEKDYIASQELFLRATQIEPYNPDLFYNLGNVLLLEQKYSRAVEAYQRVLELNPESGGTLNNLAIALTSLKRFDEAIGYLEKFQLLEPENPNIPNQLGNILSEQNKEDEAVQYFQKAVKLNSQDNCSLYNLANSFHRLSDFEQARELYQKIVETEPGNLAAQYNLGRVLQDLGRYQDAIEAYERVITIDPNDVKSHHNLGLILLLRGEFSRGWIEYEWRFNPTEPRFLNTKMWNGEFINQPLLVWGEQGMGDSIQFIRYIELLLKQGLDVKIATFLPLIKLFEKCLSIDVEIFDQNDANNDFEQYKKHIPLMSLPRILAPLETGIPYIDSYLSIFDSIPNTLRLEQHSKRKKIGLVWASGRQNTGMYANKSLSLELIMENWQGLFTDQCLSCWSLQVGEDAAQINKWVDNQTVFDLGNRLNDFYDTACVVHQLDLVITVDTAVAHLAGAMGKPVWILLPFNADWRWQIERNDSPWYSTARLFRQKVRGDWSEPLQEIYQQLLQRWGEDLDIV, encoded by the coding sequence ATGAGCAAATCCCGTAAAAAGAAATCTCGTTCTCGAAATCAAGCTAAGTCCAAAGCTTTCACGCCAAAATCTGCCAATATGGGGGCGAGCTCACAACAAATTTCGGCCCTCTGCAATCAAGGAATTGCTCAATATAATCAGCACGATTTTAAACGAGCGACTCAGACCTTCGAGCAGCTTGTTCGCAGTCAACCCAATAATAGCGAGTTTCATTTTTTATACGGTGCATCACTCGGCCAGGATTCACAGCCAGCCCTAGCAATAAAAGCGCTGAAAACGGCGATTGAACTCAATTCAAAGGAAGCTAAATATTATTCTTTCCTTGGTAATAATTGGCAAGCCTTAGGCGATATGCCACAGGCGATTGAGGCATTTCAAAGAGCTATTCAACTTGATGAAAACTATGTTGATGCTCACTTTAACATCGGTAATGCGTATCTGCTGAATAATCAATATCAGCTTGCCGTAGAAGCATATAATATCGCTTTAAAGCTTGAGCCTCGGAACGCCAACTTCCATAATAATTTAGGTCACGCTCTGCTTGGTCTTGATCAATATGAACAGGCGATCGCCACTTTTAAGAAAGTCTTAGCAATAGATCCAAATCGCCTTGATGCCAAAATACATGTAGGGATGGTTTTGCATGAAAAAGGCGACTATAAAGATGCTATTCAACATTACAAAAAAATTTTAGAGACTCATCCAAGACATCCGGGACTCTTAAATAATTACGCTAATGTTCTCAAAGAATATGGCGAATTTGATTCGGCAATTCAATGCTATAGACAAGCAATTCAAACAGAAAAAAACAATCCTGAATATCACCTTAATCTTGCCTTATTGCTGTTGCTTAATGGTGAATTTGCGGAAGGGTGGCAAGAACATGAATGGCGTTTTTTAAAACAACCAACCTGTATTCCCCTTGGACTCAATCAAAATGTATGGCAGGGAGAAAATCTTTCAGCACAAGAGCCCTTATTGCTGTGGAGTGAGCAGGGCTTCGGAGATGCGATTCAGTTTGTCCGTTACGCACTGCTAGTAAAGTCAAAAGGTATCAAGGTTACAGTGGCAACAAGACCTTTATTAGTGAAGCTTTTTAGAGATTCTTTGCCCGAAGATATTGAGGTTATAGATCAAAATAGTGCGACCTTAAGTCAATTTCAGCATCACACATCTTTGATGAGTTTGCCCAGGCTTTTTCAGACGGATTCGGCTTCTACTCCTAACAATATTCCCTATATATCTGCTCCACCAGAAACCACACAAAAACTGCAGCTTGGCAATACTAAAAAAATAAAAATTGGCTTGGTTTGGTCGAGCGGCAATCTTGTAACAAGGTGGTACGCTTCCAAATCGATCAATATCGATGAGTTTATCGAGGCTCAAGGAGATGTAATTGCTTCAGAGAAAGTCGCCTTTTATAGCTTGCAAGTGGGTGATGATGCAAAGCAGATTCGGGATTGGTCAGATGGCGAAAATATTATTGATTTAAGTGAAAAGATTGGTGATTTTTCTGATACTGCTGCAATTATTTCACAGTTGGATTTAGTGATTTCGGTAGATACTGCTGTTGCCCACTTGGCTGGAGCTATGGGCAAACTAACTTGGATTTTGCTGCCAAAAGTTTCAGATTGGCGTTGGTTATTGGAGCGAACAGATAGTCCTTGGTATCCCACTGTTCAATTATTTAGGCAGCCTGACTTTGATGATTGGCAGAGTGTTTTTGAAGATATTAGTGCCCAGCTTCAGAAATTAGTTTCTGGTGAAGTTAATCTGCCTGAAATTATTGCACAAACTCTGGATAATCAGGCTATTGAAAATCTACCATTGAAAGTCATAAAAGATATTTTGAATTCTGCTCAAAGCCATATTGAAAAGGGTGATGTTCATCAAAGTCAAGGAAACTTAATTGGTGCTATTTGGGAGTATCGACAAGCATTAAAACAGGAACCCCATAATATTGATCTGCTTAATAAGCTGGGAACAGTTTTACAGAATAATCAGCAATTTAGTGAAGCTGTTGCCGTTTTTGAGGAAGCTCTCGAATTAAGACCCGACGCGACAGCTTTATATTTTAATCTCGGGAATACTTATTTATTAGATAGTAACTATCAAGAGGCGATCGCTACCTATGAGACTGGACTAGAAATCAACCCGAAAGATAGAGGGATTTTAAATAATTTAGGTCATTCATATTTAGGTATCAATGCTTATACAGAGGCAAGATCTGCTTTCCGAGCTATTCTAGATTTTGCACCTGAAGATGCGGAAGCATGGAATCATCTTGGTAACGCTTATCAAGCAGAACAAAACTTTGATGAGGCGATCGCCCATTTCCGTAAGGCAATTCAATTAAGCCCCGATACTATAGACTTTAAATACAATTTAGCTAATGCACTCCAGCAAGATAAAGAAATTACCGAGGCAATCCAATATTATCGAGAAGTATTAGAGAAAGATCCAGAAAATCAGAGTGCACATTTCAATTTAAGCTGGGTTTTATTACTGAGTGAGCAATATGCAGAAGGATGGGAAGCCTATGAATGGCGATTCGATCCGAATTACTCCAGTTGTAAACTGTTAGGTTCACCGATGTGGACAGGTGCAGTCGATAAAAATACTCACCTTTTACTCTGGAGTGAACAAGGTTTTGGTGACACAATCCAATTTGCTCGTTACATTTCCATCTGTAAGGATTTAGAGATAAAAGTAACAGTCTCAACGCGATCACCTCTGGTAAAGCTATTTCAAGAGTGTTTGGATTCGTCTATTTCTGTAATTGACCAATTGGAAATTAAGGATATACAGCAATATACTGCTCATGCTTCTTTGATGAGTTTGGCAAGAATTTTCAAAACAACCTCAGCTTCAATTCCTGATCAGAATCCCTATCTCAAAGCACCACAGTTTATTGCACCACAACTCACATTGCCAAAAACAAAAAATAAGAAAATAGGCATTGTTTGGGGAAGTAGCGTCAGTAACACTTCAATGTACAAAAATAAATCCATTGAGTTAGATGTTTTTCTCAGAACTCAGCAGGATCTACTTGAAGAAGAACAAATCACTTTCTGGAGTTTGCAGGTTGGCGAAGACTCCGCTTATATTGAGCCTTGGCTGGGAAATAAAGGTATTTTTGATGTCAGTCCAATTCTGACTGATTTTTATGATACGGCCTGTATCATTGAACAGTTGGATTTGATTATTACGATCGATACAGCCGTAGCTCACTTAGCTGGCGCTTTGGGAAAACCAGTCTGGTTAATGCTGCCTTATTTGCCTGATTGGCGCTGGATGCTAGAGAGGAAAGATAGTCCTTGGTATCCGACTATGCAACTTTTTCGTCAGCCTGAACATGGCGATTGGCAAACTGTCTTTGATGCTATTTATGAACAGTTATGTGGAGAGTTGCTCCTAGAGAGTTTTGCCAACTCAGTATTCGAAAATCAGCATTTAGATCTATTAATTCTTGCAGCAAATCAAGAAGCATCCTTCTTTCAGAATTTAGGAGGAGCTTTTTTAGAGGTAAATCGTATTGATGGGGCGATCATCTACTTACAGAAAGCTTTGGAATGTCAGCCTAAAAATCAAGAATCTTTGATCAAATTAGGTGAAGCTTTTGCAAGTCGAGAAGAATATTCAGAGTCACTAAAATATTTTAATCAAGTTGTTGAACTTTATCCTGAGGTAATGCATGGTTACTTATTATCCGGTGATGCATTAAAACAATCTGGAGATATACAGGCTGCCATTAAAGTTTACCAAGAAGGGTTGAATTTGTTTCCTCATAACACTCAACTTTGCTTACTATTAGCAGAATTGATTAATGAAGTTAATGATATTGAACTTGCTCAGGAAATTTTTAAGCAGTTAGTTAAGATAGAAATAAGTGATTTAAATCTCTATAATAATTTTGGGAATTTTTTTCAAGCTCACGAAAAATACGATGAGGCGATCATCGCATTTCGACAAGCCTTAAAATTTGCACCTAAACAATTAGATCTAACCTATAATTTAGCTAATACACTACTACAGGCAGACTATTTAGAAGAAGCTGTTGATACCTACCTTGAAATCGTTCAGCTTGCACCTGGAAATATTGATTTTCAGTATAACTATGGTTGTGCTTTACAGAAGCAAAGTAGATATTTAGATGCTATAGATGTATTTAATCGTATTATTAAACAAAACTCTCACCATACTAGTGCATTAAATAACCTAGGTTTTTCATTAGAGATGGAAAATCGATATCTAGAAGCAATTGAAGCCTATCGCCAAGTACTCGCTCTTGAGCCAAATAATGTAGAAACCCACTGTAATTTGGGAATGGCTTTACTTCAAACACTGAACTTTAAAGAGGGTTGGGAAGAATATGAATGGAGATTAAAGGGTTGGCAAATGCCAAGCTCTCACCCCATGTGGCAAGGAGAGACTCTGGCAAAATCAGAAATCTTACTCTGGACTGAACAAGGCTTTGGAGATTCAATTCAATTCATTCGTTTTATTACTGCTTTAGAAGAATCTGTTGAACGGATTGTGATTGCAGCAGCAAAACCTCTAGTCAAACTGTTTGCAAAATGTTTGAAGACAGAAAAAGAGATTGATGTTGTTCCTATTAACCAAGGTGGTTTAGGAGAATATCGTCAGCATATTGCGATCACGAGTTTGCCTCATATATTTAATGCAAACAATGAAACTTTACCAATAGAATCGTATCTTCAGATCAACGAAGATATTCCTCAACATTTGGAATTGCCAAATAATAAAGGATTAAAGGTAGGTATCGTCTGGGCAAGTGGTGCTGTCAATAGGACCTATGCTAACCGTGCAACGACAGCAAAACTTTTCTTTGATGTTTTTAATCCATTACTAAATTCACAAGAAATTTCGTTCTGGAGTTTGCAAGTTGGTCAAGATAGTCAGAAAATCAAGCCTTTTTTGAATTACGAAAATGTTTTTGACCTAAGTCCAAAAATTACCGATTTCTATGACACAGCTTGTCTAATGAAACAGTTGGATTTAGTGATCACTGTTGATACAGCTGTTGCTCATTTAGCTGGTGCAATGGGTAAACCTCTCTGGATTTTACTGCCTATGAAAGCAGATTGGCGTTGGCAGTTAGAACGATTAGATAGTCCCTGGTATCCTACTGCTAAACTTTTTCGCCAAGGTCATCATGGTGATTGGCCAAATCTTTTGCATGAAGTGTACCAAGAGCTTCTTCAATCTTTCTCTCTTACACCTTCAGAAAAATCTATCAAATCTTCATTCGATACTTCGCAAGTTAATACTGCCAGTAAATATTTGACCCTTGGTAATGACTGCCTCGCTAATGAAAATATTGAAGAGGCGATTAAATATTATCTAGAAGGACTAGATATATCTCCAGAGAACTTGATTTTAATCAATGCATTAGGTAATGCTTATCTACAAGAGAAAGACTACATCGCTTCTCAAGAACTTTTTCTGCGTGCGACTCAAATAGAGCCATATAATCCAGATCTCTTCTATAATTTAGGGAATGTACTTCTGCTGGAACAAAAATATAGTCGAGCAGTGGAAGCTTATCAAAGAGTTCTTGAACTCAATCCAGAAAGTGGGGGGACTTTAAACAATCTTGCTATTGCCTTGACCTCATTAAAACGGTTTGATGAAGCAATTGGTTATCTAGAAAAATTTCAGCTATTGGAACCTGAGAATCCAAATATTCCTAATCAATTAGGAAATATATTATCAGAACAAAATAAAGAAGATGAAGCAGTTCAATACTTTCAAAAGGCAGTAAAACTGAATTCTCAAGATAATTGTTCTCTCTATAATCTGGCAAATTCTTTTCACCGCTTATCTGATTTTGAGCAAGCTCGTGAACTCTATCAAAAGATTGTGGAAACGGAACCTGGAAATCTCGCAGCTCAGTATAATTTAGGGCGGGTTTTACAAGATTTGGGACGATATCAAGATGCTATCGAGGCTTATGAACGGGTGATTACTATTGATCCTAATGATGTAAAGAGTCACCATAATTTAGGTTTGATTTTACTTTTAAGAGGTGAATTTTCTAGAGGATGGATTGAGTATGAATGGCGCTTTAATCCCACAGAACCTAGATTTCTCAATACCAAAATGTGGAATGGAGAGTTTATCAATCAACCTTTATTGGTCTGGGGTGAACAGGGTATGGGTGATTCGATCCAGTTTATTCGATATATTGAGCTACTTTTAAAGCAAGGATTAGATGTGAAGATTGCCACATTTTTGCCGCTCATCAAACTCTTTGAAAAATGTCTCTCTATTGATGTTGAAATTTTTGATCAAAACGATGCGAACAATGATTTCGAGCAATATAAAAAACATATCCCATTAATGAGTTTACCTCGTATTCTTGCTCCTCTTGAAACAGGTATTCCTTACATAGACTCTTATCTGAGCATTTTTGATTCGATACCAAATACATTAAGACTGGAACAACACTCTAAGCGTAAAAAGATAGGTTTAGTATGGGCAAGTGGACGTCAAAACACTGGTATGTATGCCAATAAATCTCTGTCTTTAGAATTAATAATGGAAAATTGGCAAGGATTATTTACAGATCAATGCCTATCTTGTTGGAGCTTACAGGTTGGTGAAGATGCCGCGCAAATTAATAAATGGGTCGATAATCAGACGGTCTTTGATTTAGGCAATCGCCTTAACGATTTTTACGATACGGCTTGTGTGGTTCATCAACTAGATTTAGTTATTACTGTCGATACAGCTGTGGCACATTTAGCAGGAGCGATGGGCAAACCTGTGTGGATATTGCTGCCATTTAATGCAGATTGGCGATGGCAGATTGAGCGAAATGATAGTCCTTGGTACTCAACAGCTCGCCTTTTCCGACAAAAAGTTCGTGGTGACTGGAGTGAACCATTGCAGGAAATTTATCAACAGTTGTTGCAAAGATGGGGTGAGGATTTAGATATTGTCTAA
- the sufR gene encoding iron-sulfur cluster biosynthesis transcriptional regulator SufR, with protein MTISETRSTKQDILNHLLKHGQVKAVQLAESLQISPQAVRRHLKDLESEGLIEHKAQRAGKGRPNFFYGLSRAGRDRFPNRHGDFAVSFLDAVVETAGEEQVEIILRRQWQKKAQEYRDRLGDGTLAQRLKKLVGLRQAEGYMAEIKPAEEHGRQGFFLMEHHCAIAEVAESFPVVCGNELEMFEAILPDCKVERTQWINEGEHQCGYVIQSRG; from the coding sequence ATGACTATTTCCGAAACTCGTTCAACTAAGCAAGATATTCTGAACCATTTATTAAAGCATGGTCAAGTGAAGGCTGTGCAACTGGCGGAGTCGCTACAGATTAGCCCCCAGGCAGTACGACGTCATCTTAAGGACTTGGAGTCTGAGGGGTTGATTGAGCATAAGGCGCAGCGAGCAGGTAAGGGACGACCAAATTTTTTCTACGGGTTAAGTCGAGCAGGCCGCGATCGCTTTCCCAATCGCCATGGGGATTTTGCGGTGTCTTTTCTGGATGCGGTGGTGGAAACGGCTGGGGAAGAGCAAGTCGAAATAATTTTGCGTAGGCAGTGGCAAAAAAAGGCTCAAGAGTACCGCGATCGCCTCGGAGATGGAACATTGGCGCAGCGGTTAAAAAAATTAGTTGGGTTACGACAGGCTGAAGGTTATATGGCTGAAATTAAACCTGCGGAAGAGCATGGCCGACAAGGTTTTTTCTTGATGGAACATCATTGTGCGATCGCCGAAGTTGCTGAGTCCTTTCCTGTTGTTTGTGGGAATGAGCTCGAAATGTTTGAGGCAATTTTGCCCGATTGCAAAGTGGAACGCACGCAATGGATTAATGAAGGCGAACATCAGTGTGGCTACGTAATCCAATCTCGCGGCTAA
- the sufB gene encoding Fe-S cluster assembly protein SufB, giving the protein MSATVKTLVNQPYKYGFVTDIETEKIPRGLSEDVIRLISAKKKEPEFMLEFRLKAYRQWKNMTEPKWAHVNYPPIDYQDIVYYSAPKKDIKKAESLDEIDPALLETFEKLGIPLDEQKRLSNVAVDAVFDSVSIATTFKKDLAKYGVIFCSISEALEEHPELVKKYLGTVVPTADNYFTALNSAVFSDGSFVYIPKGVKCPMELSTYFRINDGDSGQFERTLIIAEEGASVSYLEGCTAPMFDTNQLHAAVVELVALDNADIKYSTVQNWFAGDENGKGGIYNFVTKRGLCKGVNSKISWTQVETGSAITWKYPSCVLLGDNSVGEFYSIALTNNLQQADTGTKMIHVGKNTRSTIISKGISAGKSKNSYRGLVKMNPKADGARNYSQCDSMLIGDRAEANTFPYIQVDNKNAKVEHEASTAKIGEEQLFYFAQRGISEEDAISMLVSGFCKDVLSELPMEFAAEADKLLSLKLEGTVG; this is encoded by the coding sequence ATGAGCGCGACTGTCAAAACCCTTGTCAATCAGCCATACAAGTACGGTTTCGTCACAGATATCGAGACCGAAAAAATTCCCCGTGGATTAAGCGAAGATGTGATTCGCCTTATTTCCGCGAAGAAAAAAGAACCGGAATTCATGCTGGAGTTTCGCCTCAAAGCTTATCGTCAGTGGAAAAATATGACGGAGCCAAAGTGGGCTCACGTTAACTATCCGCCCATCGACTACCAAGACATCGTTTACTACTCTGCGCCGAAGAAAGATATTAAGAAAGCAGAGAGTCTTGATGAGATTGATCCTGCTCTCCTTGAGACCTTTGAGAAGCTTGGTATTCCTCTTGATGAGCAAAAGCGTTTATCAAATGTCGCCGTCGATGCAGTATTCGATAGTGTTTCTATCGCGACAACCTTCAAGAAAGATCTTGCAAAATATGGTGTAATCTTCTGTTCCATTTCAGAAGCGTTAGAAGAGCATCCTGAGCTTGTCAAAAAATACTTGGGCACTGTTGTCCCCACCGCAGACAACTATTTCACCGCACTAAATTCAGCTGTCTTTAGTGATGGCTCGTTCGTTTATATTCCTAAGGGTGTTAAATGTCCGATGGAATTGTCCACCTATTTCCGGATTAATGATGGTGATTCGGGGCAGTTTGAGCGGACGTTAATCATTGCTGAGGAAGGTGCTTCGGTTAGTTATCTCGAAGGCTGTACAGCGCCGATGTTTGATACAAATCAGCTCCATGCAGCCGTGGTTGAATTGGTGGCCCTCGATAATGCGGACATCAAATATTCCACAGTACAAAACTGGTTTGCTGGCGACGAAAACGGTAAAGGTGGTATCTACAACTTCGTAACGAAACGTGGTTTATGTAAGGGGGTCAACTCAAAAATCTCTTGGACACAGGTGGAAACAGGTTCTGCAATTACTTGGAAATATCCAAGTTGTGTATTACTTGGTGATAATTCTGTCGGTGAGTTTTATTCCATCGCGCTAACGAATAATCTACAACAGGCCGACACTGGCACGAAGATGATCCATGTGGGTAAAAACACCCGCAGCACCATTATCTCCAAAGGTATTTCTGCTGGTAAGTCCAAAAATAGCTACCGTGGCTTGGTGAAAATGAATCCTAAAGCTGACGGTGCGCGTAACTATTCTCAGTGTGACTCGATGTTGATCGGCGATCGCGCGGAAGCAAATACCTTCCCTTATATTCAAGTGGATAACAAAAACGCCAAGGTAGAGCATGAAGCTTCGACGGCGAAAATTGGCGAGGAGCAGCTTTTCTACTTTGCGCAACGAGGCATTTCTGAAGAAGATGCCATTTCGATGCTAGTCAGTGGCTTCTGTAAGGATGTCCTCAGCGAATTACCAATGGAGTTCGCGGCAGAAGCTGATAAACTTTTGAGCTTGAAGCTAGAAGGTACTGTCGGGTAA